The Pseudomonas eucalypticola genome has a window encoding:
- a CDS encoding acetoin dehydrogenase dihydrolipoyllysine-residue acetyltransferase subunit, with translation MTQIHTLTMPKWGLSMTEGRVDAWLREEGQAINKGDEVLDVETDKISSSVEAPFTGVLRRQIARQDETLAVGALLGIVVEGEASDAEIDAVIEQFQASFVPGTGGDEDSGPAPRKVELEGRVIRYFERGEGGVPLVLIHGFGGDLNNWLFNHEALAAGRRVIALDLPGHGESGKQLQRGDLDELSQAVLALLDHLDVPAAHLTGHSMGGAVSLNIARLAPQRVRSLTLIASAGLGSEINGAYLQGFVEANQRNALKPHLVQLFSNPELVNRQMLEDMLKYKRLEGVEHALRTLASTLFTDGRQQHDLRAVVQEGGQPALVIWGSDDAIIPAAHGEGLKARVEVLAGQAHMVQMEAAEQVNRLIAAFVDSVQ, from the coding sequence ATGACCCAGATCCATACCCTGACCATGCCCAAGTGGGGCCTGTCCATGACCGAGGGCCGGGTAGACGCCTGGCTCAGGGAAGAGGGCCAAGCCATCAACAAGGGCGATGAAGTCCTGGACGTGGAGACCGACAAGATCTCCAGCAGCGTCGAGGCGCCCTTCACCGGTGTGCTGCGCCGGCAGATCGCCCGCCAGGACGAGACCCTGGCGGTGGGCGCGTTGCTGGGCATCGTCGTGGAGGGCGAGGCCAGCGACGCCGAGATCGACGCGGTCATAGAACAGTTCCAGGCCAGCTTCGTGCCCGGTACGGGCGGCGATGAAGACAGCGGCCCGGCCCCGCGCAAGGTCGAACTCGAGGGGCGGGTGATCCGTTACTTCGAGCGTGGCGAAGGCGGGGTGCCGCTGGTGCTGATCCATGGTTTCGGCGGCGACCTCAACAATTGGCTGTTCAACCATGAGGCCCTTGCTGCCGGCCGCCGGGTGATTGCCCTGGACCTGCCGGGCCACGGCGAATCCGGCAAGCAGCTGCAACGCGGTGACCTGGACGAGTTGAGCCAAGCGGTGCTGGCCTTGCTCGACCATCTGGACGTTCCCGCCGCCCACCTCACCGGGCATTCCATGGGCGGCGCGGTGTCGCTCAACATCGCTCGCCTGGCACCGCAGCGCGTACGCTCCCTGACCCTGATCGCCAGCGCGGGGCTGGGCAGCGAGATCAATGGTGCCTACCTGCAAGGCTTCGTCGAGGCTAACCAGCGCAACGCCCTCAAGCCGCACCTGGTGCAGTTGTTCTCCAACCCCGAACTGGTGAACCGGCAGATGCTCGAGGACATGCTCAAATACAAACGCCTGGAGGGGGTGGAGCACGCCTTGCGCACCCTGGCCAGCACCTTGTTCACCGACGGCCGCCAGCAACACGACTTGCGCGCGGTGGTGCAGGAGGGTGGGCAGCCGGCGCTGGTGATCTGGGGCAGTGACGACGCGATCATTCCCGCGGCTCACGGCGAAGGGCTCAAGGCCCGGGTCGAAGTGCTGGCCGGGCAAGCCCACATGGTGCAGATGGAAGCGGCGGAGCAGGTCAACCGCCTGATAGCGGCGTTCGTCGATTCCGTTCAGTGA
- a CDS encoding aromatic amino acid transaminase, producing MLEHVRPYAGDPILSLMEAYQADPRPAKVNLSIGLYYDAQGRIPQLPSVAEAQRRWLASEQGPSLYLPMDGLADYCAQVQRLLFGEQAAVLEERRVATLQTVGGSGALKVGADFLRQWFPESQVWVSNPTWENHHALFGGAGFTVNTYPYFDAATGGVDFAALCATLATLPAHSIVLMHPCCHNPTGADLSTAQWDEVVKVLAERQLIAFLDTAYQGLGQGMEQDAYAIRAMADAGLTLVVSNSFSKIFSLYGERVGGLSVVCGDAVTAANVQGQLKATVRRNYSSPPSHGARLVAGVLGDAHLRAQWLAEVEQMRVRIQAMRTQLASLLRDEYPDGRHDYLLHQQGMFSYTGLSVEQVRSLREDAGIYLVDSGRLCLAGLNEHNVAAVASAIAQLR from the coding sequence ATGCTCGAACACGTCCGCCCCTATGCCGGCGACCCCATCCTGTCGCTGATGGAGGCCTACCAGGCCGACCCGCGGCCCGCGAAGGTCAACCTGAGCATCGGCCTGTACTACGACGCCCAGGGGCGTATTCCGCAATTGCCATCGGTGGCCGAGGCTCAGCGCCGGTGGTTGGCGAGCGAGCAGGGCCCGTCGCTGTACTTGCCCATGGACGGCCTGGCCGACTATTGCGCCCAGGTGCAACGGCTGCTGTTCGGCGAGCAGGCAGCCGTGCTGGAGGAACGTCGAGTCGCCACTCTCCAGACCGTGGGAGGCTCGGGAGCCCTGAAAGTCGGTGCCGACTTCCTGCGCCAGTGGTTCCCCGAGTCCCAGGTATGGGTCAGCAACCCGACCTGGGAAAACCACCACGCGCTGTTCGGTGGTGCCGGGTTCACCGTCAACACCTATCCCTATTTCGATGCCGCCACCGGTGGCGTCGATTTTGCCGCGCTGTGTGCGACCCTTGCCACGCTGCCAGCCCACAGCATCGTGCTGATGCACCCGTGCTGCCACAACCCCACGGGCGCCGACCTCAGCACCGCACAGTGGGATGAGGTGGTGAAGGTGTTGGCCGAACGTCAGCTGATTGCGTTTCTGGACACGGCCTACCAGGGCCTGGGCCAGGGCATGGAGCAGGATGCCTACGCCATACGTGCCATGGCGGATGCCGGGTTGACCCTGGTGGTGAGCAATTCGTTCTCGAAGATCTTCTCGCTCTACGGTGAGCGCGTCGGTGGCCTGTCGGTGGTGTGTGGCGACGCGGTAACCGCGGCCAATGTCCAGGGCCAATTGAAGGCCACCGTGCGCCGCAACTATTCGAGCCCGCCCAGCCACGGCGCCCGTCTGGTGGCCGGGGTGCTGGGCGACGCACACCTGCGCGCCCAATGGCTGGCGGAAGTGGAGCAGATGCGCGTGCGCATCCAGGCCATGCGTACGCAACTGGCGTCGCTGCTGCGCGACGAATACCCGGACGGCCGCCACGACTACCTGCTGCATCAGCAGGGCATGTTCAGCTACACCGGGCTGAGCGTGGAGCAGGTGCGCAGCTTGCGTGAAGACGCCGGCATCTACCTGGTCGACAGCGGCCGCCTGTGCCTGGCCGGGCTGAACGAGCACAACGTCGCCGCCGTCGCCAGCGCTATCGCCCAGTTGCGTTGA
- a CDS encoding LacI family DNA-binding transcriptional regulator, with the protein MNKNKRPTIATVAAQAGLSVATVDRVLNARAPVNAETAERVFHAAEAVGYFAARLIGQRIHERKPAYRFGVLLLGTAQAFYGQLQRAIEDAARRYGAANLNCQFDHVTDRSPAAIIGQIERLAVQCDALAVVSFSDPRINACIEQMRAAGVPIVALLSDVDEQGRTPYVGLDNRQVGRTMGWLLANLCGTRRGSVGVLLGGYRFLCHQVRVQALYDYLAAEAPGLTLLDPLINLDNDQLTEEATLDLLARYPDLCGLCVAGGGGDGVISALRQRPGQRGLCSIVQESTPLSRQAMADGVLSLVIDSQPQPIAQALIDVLVGLQQAPDFDAARQRVFVPLQIITRENMGC; encoded by the coding sequence ATGAACAAAAACAAACGCCCCACCATCGCCACCGTCGCCGCCCAAGCGGGCCTGAGCGTGGCCACCGTCGACCGGGTGCTCAACGCCCGCGCGCCGGTCAATGCCGAGACCGCCGAGCGCGTGTTTCACGCCGCCGAAGCGGTGGGCTATTTCGCCGCGCGGCTGATTGGCCAGCGCATCCACGAACGCAAGCCCGCCTACCGTTTTGGCGTGCTGTTGCTGGGCACCGCCCAGGCGTTCTACGGGCAACTGCAACGCGCCATCGAAGACGCCGCCCGGCGCTACGGCGCGGCGAACCTCAATTGCCAGTTCGACCACGTGACCGACCGCAGCCCGGCCGCCATCATCGGCCAGATCGAACGGCTGGCCGTGCAGTGCGACGCCCTGGCGGTCGTGAGTTTCAGTGACCCGCGCATCAACGCCTGCATCGAGCAGATGCGCGCCGCCGGGGTGCCCATCGTGGCGTTGCTGTCGGACGTGGACGAACAGGGCCGCACCCCCTACGTCGGCCTCGACAACCGCCAGGTGGGACGCACCATGGGCTGGCTGTTGGCAAACCTGTGCGGAACACGTCGGGGCAGCGTCGGGGTACTGCTGGGCGGGTACCGGTTTCTCTGCCACCAGGTAAGGGTGCAGGCCTTGTACGACTACCTGGCCGCCGAGGCACCCGGCCTGACGTTGCTTGACCCATTGATCAACCTGGACAACGACCAGCTCACCGAAGAAGCTACCCTGGACCTGCTCGCCCGCTACCCGGACCTGTGCGGGCTATGCGTGGCGGGGGGCGGTGGCGACGGGGTGATCAGTGCGCTGCGCCAGCGCCCGGGCCAGCGGGGCCTGTGCAGCATCGTCCAGGAGTCGACGCCCCTTTCGCGTCAGGCCATGGCCGACGGCGTGCTCAGCCTGGTCATCGACTCCCAGCCGCAGCCGATTGCCCAGGCCCTGATCGATGTGCTGGTGGGCTTGCAGCAGGCCCCCGACTTCGATGCCGCACGCCAGCGGGTATTCGTGCCGTTGCAGATCATCACCCGGGAAAACATGGGGTGCTGA
- a CDS encoding undecaprenyl-diphosphate phosphatase: protein MATICSSGLDTGFASLDYVQIGILGVIQGISELLPISSTAHMRIVPALLGWPDPGSAFSAAMQLAALAAVLSYFWSDVQQVVSGSVNAVQRRDFNDRWFVLAVAIVLATVPIVIAGVALAPILNACNSPLRGLLVIGGACLVMAALLAASELTCRHRRTVEQMRLRDALIVGLAQVGALIPGVSRSGSTLTAALFLNFKREEAARFSFLLGIPAIALAGLKELWVLLHADMGGQAWGHLLFGLVVASVSAFFAIWGLMKFLERFSTWPFILYRAVLGVLLIVAVSRGWLAG, encoded by the coding sequence TTGGCAACCATCTGCTCGAGCGGCCTGGATACCGGCTTCGCCTCCCTTGATTATGTGCAAATCGGCATTCTGGGGGTTATCCAGGGCATTTCCGAACTGCTGCCCATTTCTTCCACCGCGCACATGCGCATCGTGCCCGCCCTGCTCGGCTGGCCCGACCCGGGCTCGGCGTTTTCGGCGGCCATGCAGTTGGCCGCGCTGGCGGCGGTGCTCAGTTACTTCTGGAGCGACGTACAACAAGTGGTCAGCGGCAGCGTCAATGCGGTCCAGCGGCGTGACTTCAATGACCGCTGGTTCGTGCTGGCGGTGGCGATTGTGCTGGCCACCGTGCCCATCGTGATTGCCGGGGTGGCGCTGGCGCCGATCCTCAATGCCTGCAATTCGCCGCTGCGCGGCCTGCTGGTGATCGGCGGCGCCTGCCTGGTGATGGCGGCGCTGTTGGCAGCGTCCGAATTGACCTGCCGCCACCGTCGCACCGTGGAGCAGATGCGCCTGCGCGACGCGCTGATCGTCGGGCTGGCCCAGGTGGGCGCCCTGATCCCTGGGGTGTCGCGCTCGGGCTCGACCTTGACCGCGGCATTGTTTCTGAATTTCAAGCGTGAAGAAGCGGCGCGCTTTTCCTTCCTGCTGGGTATCCCGGCCATCGCCCTGGCCGGGTTGAAGGAATTGTGGGTGCTGCTGCATGCCGACATGGGTGGCCAGGCCTGGGGGCATTTGCTGTTCGGGCTGGTGGTGGCCAGCGTGTCGGCGTTCTTTGCCATCTGGGGGTTGATGAAGTTTCTGGAAAGGTTCTCTACCTGGCCATTCATCCTTTACCGCGCGGTGCTGGGGGTGTTGCTGATCGTGGCGGTGAGCCGCGGGTGGCTGGCGGGGTAA
- a CDS encoding Lrp/AsnC family transcriptional regulator, with translation MSAIDDFDLKILTLLQANGRLTNQDLSELVGLSASQCSRRRIALEQAGLILGYHARLAPQAMNTQMVAMMDVRLVGHTLAQSSAFEAFVQGETAIIDTYKTTGDADYSLKVAVADLNELNALMGRLTNNGSTSHIKTAVVLQRIKEAGIAGS, from the coding sequence ATGTCTGCCATCGACGATTTCGACCTGAAGATTCTGACCCTGCTGCAGGCTAACGGCCGCCTGACCAACCAGGACCTCAGCGAGCTGGTGGGGCTGTCGGCGTCCCAGTGCTCGCGGCGGCGTATTGCCCTTGAGCAGGCCGGGCTGATCCTGGGCTACCACGCACGCTTGGCGCCCCAGGCCATGAACACCCAGATGGTGGCGATGATGGACGTGCGCCTGGTGGGCCACACACTGGCGCAATCCAGCGCGTTCGAGGCGTTCGTGCAGGGGGAAACCGCGATCATCGACACCTACAAGACCACCGGCGATGCCGACTATTCGCTGAAGGTGGCGGTAGCGGATTTGAATGAATTGAATGCCTTGATGGGGCGCCTCACCAACAACGGCAGCACCAGCCATATCAAGACCGCGGTGGTGCTGCAACGCATCAAGGAAGCGGGGATCGCGGGCAGCTGA
- a CDS encoding amino acid permease, which yields MSQSPASSLHRGLKNRHIQLIALGGAIGTGLFLGIAQTITMAGPSAILGYAIAGIVAFMIMRQLGEMVVEEPVSGSFSHFAHRYWGPFAGFMSGWNYWVLYVLVGMAELTAVGLYVQYWWPGIPTWASAAVFFVLVNLVNLTHVKCYGEVEFWFSLIKVVAIVSMILFGGWLLATGTGGEQAAISNLWAHGGFFPHGLGGLAMAMAVIMFSFGGLELVGITAAEADDPKRSIPTATNQVIWRILLFYIGALTVLLSLYPWEKVVTGGSPFVLIFHALDSNIIASLLNAVVLTAALSVYNSCVFSNSRMLFGLARQGNAPATVLRVNRRGVPVVALGVSSVATGVCVVLNYLMPGDAFGLLMALVVSALVLNWVVISITHLKFKRHQQRQGGVSIYPSWGYPLTNYLTLAFLAGVLLVMFLTPGMRLSVYLIPVWLGLLAVAYRLRRAQPLASPVPA from the coding sequence ATGAGCCAGTCACCCGCCTCATCGTTGCACCGGGGCTTGAAGAACCGTCATATCCAGTTGATTGCCCTGGGCGGCGCCATCGGCACCGGGCTGTTCCTGGGCATCGCCCAGACCATCACCATGGCCGGCCCCTCGGCCATTCTCGGCTATGCCATCGCCGGCATCGTGGCCTTCATGATCATGCGCCAGTTGGGCGAGATGGTGGTCGAGGAGCCCGTGAGCGGCAGCTTCAGCCACTTTGCCCATCGTTACTGGGGCCCCTTCGCCGGGTTCATGTCCGGGTGGAACTACTGGGTGCTGTACGTCCTGGTCGGCATGGCCGAACTGACCGCGGTGGGCCTCTATGTGCAGTACTGGTGGCCCGGTATTCCGACCTGGGCGTCGGCGGCGGTGTTCTTCGTGCTGGTCAACCTGGTCAACCTCACCCACGTCAAATGCTACGGCGAAGTGGAGTTCTGGTTTTCCCTGATCAAGGTGGTGGCCATCGTCAGCATGATCCTGTTCGGGGGGTGGTTGCTGGCCACCGGCACCGGGGGTGAGCAGGCCGCCATCAGTAACCTGTGGGCCCACGGCGGGTTCTTTCCCCATGGCCTGGGAGGGCTGGCGATGGCCATGGCGGTGATCATGTTCTCCTTTGGCGGGCTGGAGCTGGTCGGCATCACCGCCGCCGAGGCGGATGACCCCAAGCGCAGCATTCCCACGGCCACCAACCAGGTGATCTGGCGCATCCTGCTGTTCTACATCGGCGCCCTGACAGTGCTGCTGTCGCTGTACCCCTGGGAAAAGGTCGTGACCGGGGGCAGCCCCTTCGTGCTGATCTTCCATGCCCTGGACAGCAACATCATTGCCTCGCTGCTCAACGCCGTGGTGCTGACCGCGGCCTTGTCGGTCTACAACAGCTGCGTGTTCAGCAACAGCCGCATGCTGTTCGGCCTGGCGCGCCAGGGCAATGCCCCGGCGACGGTGCTGCGGGTGAACCGCCGGGGGGTGCCGGTGGTAGCGCTGGGCGTGTCATCGGTGGCCACCGGTGTGTGCGTGGTGCTCAACTACCTGATGCCGGGCGATGCCTTCGGTTTGCTGATGGCCCTGGTGGTATCGGCGCTCGTACTCAACTGGGTGGTGATCAGCATCACGCACTTGAAGTTCAAGCGTCATCAACAGCGCCAGGGCGGCGTCTCCATCTACCCTAGCTGGGGTTACCCACTGACCAATTACCTGACCCTGGCGTTTCTGGCCGGCGTGCTGCTGGTGATGTTCCTGACCCCAGGCATGCGCTTGTCGGTGTACCTGATACCGGTATGGCTGGGGCTGCTGGCGGTGGCTTACCGGCTGCGCCGCGCGCAACCGCTGGCAAGCCCGGTACCGGCCTGA
- a CDS encoding YitT family protein has protein sequence MNTAIAPPCPHSRVEDCLAMLVGTVMISFGLLLLRDGGIMTGGMAGVALLLHYALGYAFGLSYFVLNLPFYYLAVRRMGWAFTLKTFTCIALVSVFSDHLHGVISLAHIQPLYAALVGNIILGSGFLILFRHRASLGGINILALYLQQRFGWRAGWLQMGADVLILAGSLTAVAPWLLAISVVGAVVLNLIIAFNHRAGRYCA, from the coding sequence ATGAACACAGCCATTGCCCCTCCATGCCCCCATAGCCGCGTCGAAGATTGCCTGGCGATGCTGGTGGGCACGGTGATGATCTCCTTCGGCCTGCTGTTGCTGCGCGACGGCGGCATCATGACTGGCGGCATGGCCGGTGTGGCGCTGCTGCTGCATTACGCGTTGGGGTATGCCTTCGGCCTGAGCTACTTCGTGCTCAACCTGCCGTTCTATTACCTGGCGGTGCGCCGCATGGGGTGGGCGTTCACCCTCAAGACGTTCACCTGTATTGCGCTGGTGTCGGTGTTCTCCGATCATCTGCACGGGGTGATCAGCCTGGCGCACATCCAGCCGCTGTATGCAGCGCTGGTGGGCAACATCATTCTGGGCAGCGGTTTCCTCATCCTGTTTCGCCACCGCGCCAGCCTGGGCGGCATCAACATCCTGGCCCTGTACCTGCAGCAGCGTTTTGGCTGGCGTGCCGGCTGGCTGCAGATGGGCGCCGATGTGCTGATACTGGCGGGGTCGCTGACCGCCGTGGCACCCTGGCTGCTGGCCATTTCGGTGGTGGGCGCGGTGGTGCTGAACCTGATCATCGCTTTCAACCACCGCGCGGGTCGTTATTGCGCCTGA